In Saprospiraceae bacterium, the sequence ATTAAATGAAAACAATAACTGTGCTTTTGTGACCCTGGTAGTGACCAACCCTCTGCCTGATTTGACGATAGACAAATTTGATGTTCCGGTTGATTTTATAGCCGAAAAGCCACAATCAATCCATATACGCATCAAAAATGCAGGTACGAAAAAGTCATCAACCTCGACCAAAGGGCGCTTGTATCTGTCCTCTGATGGCATCGCAGACTATCGTGCAACATTGGTAAGACAATTCATCATACCTGCTTTGGAAGTGGGGGCTTCATTGGATACCACCTTCGAGTATACTTTTAACAACAATACGCCTGAAGGCAATATTTATTTTGCACTTTGTATTGACGCGGACAATCAAGTGATCGAGGTAGATGAAACCAATAATTGTAAGTCCGCACTCACCAAGATCATCGTACCCTTGCCAGATATTGTATCCTTTTCCGCAGCACGATATCCCAATCCAGTAGGCCGTAGTACCAGTATTCATTACCCATTATTAATATCCAATATCGGCAGATTGGATGCTCCGGAGGTCCATACTGAATATTATGTATCCTACAAACCTTTACTCAAAAGCAGTGGAGGATTTAGATTGTTAGTGGACACCACGCGTGAAATGGCTGTGGGTGATACTATAAGAAAAAATGTTTTACTCAAACTCCCCACTGCGCTTACTGCCGGAAGTTGGTATCTCAATGTGTGCGTAGACTATGATTACAAAATAAAAGAAGTCAGTGAGATCAATAATTGCCAATCGATCCGATTAATTATCAGAAATCAAATGCCCGATATGGCAATAGATCATTTTGCATTTGAAGATTCAGTTTTGTATACAAGTATTCCAACCCCTTTAAATCTAGGCATAAAGAATCTGGGAGAGTTGTCAGCAAATGGCATTACTGCTAAAGTATTTTATCACGAACCGGAAGGTGACACAACGATTATCTCCCAGTTTTTAATTGATAGTCTGGCCCCTGATCAACAATTGGATACCACCATTCAGACCATGATCATTACAGCCTCTGGCAACCAAGCCATTGTTGAAGTGGTTCTGGATCAAGCCAATACTATCAAGGAAGCTTTAGAGAATAATAATTCAGCTGTTTTTTCAGTGACCACCAGGACACCTTTGCCCGACCTGGTGACAGACATCGTATCGATCTCAGATACTGTATTTCAATCCGGTTCACAATATACCCTTACCCATTCAGTGTCCAATCTTGGCCTGATCACTTGCGATAGTTTTTCTACAAAATATTTTCTGCAAGACAGATCCTCCAAAAAGCTGATTGCTCTAGGTAGTTTAGTCAATACCGATCTATCGCCATTGAATATCGATACTATTTCGTTCAGCTTCTTCTTAGACCAGGCTATAAGCAGTGACTCCTACCAACTCATCGTGACCTGTGATCCCGAAAATAAAATCAATGAATCAGATGAATCCAACAATCAAACTGAAGTAGCTATTAAAGTCCTTCAAAGTTTGCCTGATGCTGCCATTGAAGGATTGGCCATTCAAGACTCCCTGGCCAAAGGCGACACGGTGACCGCAGATATCCGGATAATAAATATGGGTAATTGGGTGATGCCATCCGTGCAGGACCCTATAATTTTATCCCTGGATTCTATTTTATCTGTGGATGATCTGGTAGTAGGACATATCCAATTGGAACCCCTGAATCCACAAGAAGAAAGACAACAATCTATACAACTCAACATACCCTCTGATATATCCAGTGGCCCACATTATATCATTCTGCAAGTAGATCAAAGCAATAATATTACTGAATCGGATAAAACCAATAACCTTGCTTATTTTCCCGTCGATATCCTGCTAGATGATGCTGATCTTGATAATGTCGGCATTCGATTGGATAAAGCCGGTGTAGAGCCTGGCAAAGCACTACATGTTGAATTAGTGGTGTCCAATATCGGCGAATCCAGTATACTGGACTATGAAGTAATGTTTGAATTGAAGAGAAATCCCAATGACAGCTTTTCAGTGGTCACCTTTCCATTGATTAAGCATTCAGGAATGATACTACCGGGTCAAATTTCAGAACTGTCCACTGTCTTAACCATACCTGACTCTTTGCCTTCTCAGACTTATTACCTTATGTCCTGTCTCGATCCTCGAAATAAAATAGCAGAGCTGTCTAAAGACAATAATTGTGGTCAGATCTTGGTAAAAGTGGAGACTAAAAATGCATTGACCACTAAGCTTAAACAGGATGCACCCTTGTTTTCCAACATCAGTTTATATCCCAATCCTGCAACCCAGTGGCTGACGATCGACGGCAAGGTGGCCTCTACGCCAACCCATCAGAAGGCCATACTCGAGATTAAAGATTATTTAGGTCGCACGATTTCCAGACAATCCTTACCTATCTCAGATCAGCTACATTATCGAATGGACATAGATCGATTGAGTCACGGTTGGTATCTGGTAGAAATAACCTCAACTCTAGGCACCTGGAAACAAAAGTTCGTCAAACAATAGCATCCCTCACAAGGAAAGACTCCAGGCTGCGGGGTACAGGTTTTCTATTGGTAGCCTTGGGTTGTATTTGGGGTAGTTCATTTATACTGATCAAAAGAATATTGCCTTGTTATACTCCAATACAATATGCTTTGTGTCGGATCATTATCACAGGTATTTGTTTTTCTCCATGGATACTCAGTTCCTTCAAAAAAGCAACCATTTCTCAACGTACATGGGTTTTTATCATTGGGGTATTGGGTTATTTTATGTCCTATCTGCTCATGGGTGTCAGTCAAACCCGGATCGATAGCAGTCTCGCCGGTATACTGACTTCGCTCACGCCTCTTTTTACTTTTATCGTAGGCCTGATGTTTTTTAGTCAACCATTTCGATGGAAAAGTTTTATGGGAGTGGGCATGGGTCTGATCGGCTGCCTGGTCCTGATCATAGAAGGCAATGAAGGACTTAGTGTTCAATTTTATAGCCTTTTTCTGATTGGTTCAGTGATTATCTCATCCTTTACTATAAATCTTGTACAAAAACATCTTAAAGGTCTCAGAGCTATTGAGATCACTTCCTTGTCTTTCGGAGGATTAGTGATACCATCTTTGATGGTCCTTCTGGTGGCGACTAACTGGCAAGATACGGTGGCCAATCCCCTCATGACCAGTTGCACTTTGGCTTTGATCGGCCTGGCTTTGGTCGGTACTGTCCTGGGCTCCCTGCTGTATTATCATATCCTGAGTCGAAGCGGGGCATTATACACAAGTACCGTAACCTATATCATCCCTTTGACTGCTATCATCTGGGGAGTCGTCGATGGGGAGCATGTAGGTTGGGAAGAGATTATAGGCTTTGCCTTTATTTTGGGTGGCATAAAATTAATCAGGAATTAATGAAGATCCTGCCACAGGTATACATTGCTCAGACTCCTCAAAAAGGTCGCGGAGTCTTTACAGCGCTGGAGATTCCTGCCGGAAGTTTGATAGAAATATGCCCGATCATCCTTATCCCGGCCTCTCAAACGCTGCTCATAGATCAAACCGAGATATACAATTACTATTTTGTGTGGGATGAGCATCACCTGGCGGTCGCCCTGGGCTTTGGCTCCTTGTACAATCACCAGGATCCACCCAATGCAAGAGTAATCTTTGACTATGAATCAGAAGAGATACAGATAGAGGCTATCCGTGATATTAATGAAGAGGAGGAGATCACGATTAATTATATCGATGATGATGAGCGTAAAGCATCCCTTTGGTTTGATGTCAAATGAATATTTAATTAATATTGCGGAATCAGGATTTCAATGGTATATTCAGTGGTATATGGAGATATTACTCATATCCAAGGTAATCTTTCGTTTATCTTTCTTTAAACCATTCCGCATACATCACGTAATTATTTGCAGTCCTGGTAATAAAAAATTCAAAGTTTTCTTTTGATAGTTCCTTTACTTTTTTTGCGGGAACCCCTGCATAAATATACCCGGATTCCAGGATGGTATTTTCGAGTACGACAGCTCCTGCAGCCACCAGGCAATTTGTAGGCACCACGGCATTATCCATCACAATAGCTCCCATGCCGATGAGTGCTTTATCATGAATAGTACACCCATGGACAATAGCACTGTGGCCGATAGACACATCATTACCAATCGTCGTCCCTGATTTTTCATATGTACAATGAATGACAGCCCCATCCTGAATATTGACCCGATCGCCGATTTTTATAAAATTGACATCGCCGCGTATCACTGCATTGAACCATACGCTGCAATCATCCCCCATACTCACCTCTCCGATTACAACAGAATTATCTGCCAGGAATACATTATTACCGAAACTTGGCGTTTGGCCGCGGACTGTTTTGATGATAGACATAATAAAAGATAAAGTTATAAATGTAACGTATTATTGAAAATATTAATACTTGGCACCACGGGTTATTTTGGTAATTCGATTATCAAGCGAAAAAGACCCCTGGAGAGATGCAACTCCAGGTCATCCATTCAAAAACACAGTCTTGTCAATTCGTTTATAAAAATTTTGTATGCTACCCGGGAGGAAATGTATCCTGTATTTGTGATAATTAATCGATATTGGCTTTCTGGTGGAAGCTAAACAAAATCATCTTAGCTTTGTTAAATCACTTAAACTAATAAATAAACAATAAAATTTATGGCTATCAAACGATCAGCAACCGCCCACTGGGCTGGCAATGGCAAAGAAGGCAAAGGTACGGTATCCACAGAAAGTGGTGTCCTTTCAGCTGCCAATTACTCTTACAAAACACGATTTGAAGAAGGCATTGGTACCAATCCGGAAGAACTCATAGGCGCCGCCCATGCAGGATGTTTTTCTATGAAACTGGCTTTTGTATTGCAGGCTGCCAACATCATCGCAGACTCTATCGAGACGAAGGCGCAAGTGATACTCGATCAGGGTGCTATCACTGAAGTAAAATTATTTACTCGCGTAAAAGCCGAAGGATTGGATCAGGCTTCTTTTGAAAAATATGCCCTGGAAGCCAAAGAAAATTGTCCGGTGTCTAAACTTTTAAAAGCGGAGATTTCGCTCGATGCTGAACTGGTATAAACAAAGTTATTTA encodes:
- a CDS encoding SET domain-containing protein-lysine N-methyltransferase, encoding MKILPQVYIAQTPQKGRGVFTALEIPAGSLIEICPIILIPASQTLLIDQTEIYNYYFVWDEHHLAVALGFGSLYNHQDPPNARVIFDYESEEIQIEAIRDINEEEEITINYIDDDERKASLWFDVK
- a CDS encoding OsmC family protein; translated protein: MAIKRSATAHWAGNGKEGKGTVSTESGVLSAANYSYKTRFEEGIGTNPEELIGAAHAGCFSMKLAFVLQAANIIADSIETKAQVILDQGAITEVKLFTRVKAEGLDQASFEKYALEAKENCPVSKLLKAEISLDAELV
- a CDS encoding gamma carbonic anhydrase family protein; the protein is MSIIKTVRGQTPSFGNNVFLADNSVVIGEVSMGDDCSVWFNAVIRGDVNFIKIGDRVNIQDGAVIHCTYEKSGTTIGNDVSIGHSAIVHGCTIHDKALIGMGAIVMDNAVVPTNCLVAAGAVVLENTILESGYIYAGVPAKKVKELSKENFEFFITRTANNYVMYAEWFKER
- a CDS encoding EamA family transporter; the encoded protein is MVSGRNNLNSRHLETKVRQTIASLTRKDSRLRGTGFLLVALGCIWGSSFILIKRILPCYTPIQYALCRIIITGICFSPWILSSFKKATISQRTWVFIIGVLGYFMSYLLMGVSQTRIDSSLAGILTSLTPLFTFIVGLMFFSQPFRWKSFMGVGMGLIGCLVLIIEGNEGLSVQFYSLFLIGSVIISSFTINLVQKHLKGLRAIEITSLSFGGLVIPSLMVLLVATNWQDTVANPLMTSCTLALIGLALVGTVLGSLLYYHILSRSGALYTSTVTYIIPLTAIIWGVVDGEHVGWEEIIGFAFILGGIKLIRN